A stretch of the Panicum virgatum strain AP13 chromosome 9N, P.virgatum_v5, whole genome shotgun sequence genome encodes the following:
- the LOC120692450 gene encoding F-box protein At4g35930-like isoform X2, translated as MGSGSVTLKQKKRVKHAKNKYLKPGALAQIRYTRSTSRDIGKKRILLNVKDELEISPQAEVLLESTGPILSPARLNFEPFGSNKGQILPRTPRTPDAAEFGDSRLESLPLDLLIKIMCCLHHDQLKAVFHVSKRIRKAVELARQYHFNYTTPDRSRQELLLNKTPLPTEHWPFLRIDGKDVLVSTPRTPRAPKHAARLSRLKLVDVKPITAVLFQESSTSFPTKRLRRSVPPGLPRPVSKAAPSPRVLRYEELCEAVAQNKLL; from the exons ATGGGGTCTGGATCAGTGACTCTGAAGCAAAAGAAACGAGTGAAACATGCAAAGAACAAGTACTTGAAACCTGGTGCCCTGGCTCAGATTCGTTATACTAGGAGCACCAGCAGGGACATAGGGAAGAAAAGGATTCTGTTGAATGTGAAAGATGAGCTGGAGATATCACCACAGGCTGAGGTTCTCCTAGAAAGCACTGGACCAATTTTGTCCCCCGCAAGACTCAATTTTGAGCCGTTTGGTAGCAATAAAGGGCAGATATTGCCGAGGACTCCGAGGACTCCTGATGCAGCTGAGTTTGGTGATTCAAGACTTGAATCACTTccacttgatttgctg atcaagatcatgtgttgcttgcaccatgACCAACTGAAGGCTGTTTTCCATGTTTCCAAAAGGATTCGAAAAGCA GTTGAACTGGCCAGGCAGTACCATTTTAATTATACTACACCAGATCGAAGCAGACAGGAATTGCTCCTAAACAAGACTCCTCTTCCAACAGAACATTGGCCTTTCTTGAG AATCGATGGCAAGGATGTGCTTGTTTCCACCCCAAGGACCCCGCGGGCCCCAAAACATGCTGCTCGCCTTTCACGCCTTAAGCTGGTTGATGTGAAGCCAATTACAGCAGTTCTTTTCCAGGAGTCTTCTACTTCTTTTCCTACAAAGCGTCTCCGACGCTCAGTGCCACCTGGACTGCCAAGGCCTGTATCCAAAGCTGCACCCTCGCCTCGAGTTTTACGATATGAGGAGCTTTGTGAAGCTGTGGCACAGAATAAGCTTCTTTGA
- the LOC120687949 gene encoding inactive protein RESTRICTED TEV MOVEMENT 2-like: MDSTDGRVFEDFVPPHTMVREPATHTLTVDLSAAGAGYRKEHIRVQMVHSHRRLVVRGERPVAGNRWSRFRLELRVPDGCDAKAIHARFENGVVRVTMPGVAPEPVQVETGLSPQAKTAAAPSAAQDQKEAAAAQQQDGDRAARGGGVEDEAEKKDEAAAAAQKQEMRQRPVSSPKDGGHDPDDAQGGGAGEVTAASPPRQGFGFLHDRRRKMATTVLSVVLVLISLGIYVKYSLWP; encoded by the exons ATGGATTCCACCGACGGTCGCGTGTTCGAGGACTTCGTGCCTCCGCACACCATGGTCCGGGAGCCGGCGACGCACACGCTCACCGTCGACCTCTCCGCCGCAG GTGCAGGGTACAGGAAGGAGCACATCCGGGTGCAGATGGTGCACAGCCACCGGCGACTGGTCGTGCGCGGGGAGCGCCCCGTCGCCGGCAACCGCTGGAGCCGCTTCCGCCTCGAGCTCCGCGTCCCCGACGGCTGCGACGCCAAGGCCATCCACGCCAGGTTCGAGAACGGCGTCGTCCGCGTCACCATGCCCGGCGTCGCGCCGGAGCCCGTCCAGGTCGAGACCGGCCTGTCCCCGCAGGCGAAGACGGCGGCCGCTCCCAGCGCCGCCCAAGACCagaaggaggccgccgccgcgcagcagcAAGACGGCGATCGTGCCGCGCGAGGGGGAGGAGTAGAGGACGAGGCGGAGAAGaaagacgaggcggcggcggcggcgcagaagcaAGAAATGAGGCAGCGCCCCGTGAGCTCCCCGAAAGACGGCGGCCATGACCCTGACGACGCCCAAGGCGGTGGGGCAGGGGAGGTGACCGCCGCTTCACCACCGCGGCAAGGCTTCGGCTTCCTGCATgaccggaggaggaagatggcgaCCACCGTGCTCAGCGTGGTGCTCGTCCTGATCAGCCTCGGCATCTATGTCAAGTACAGCCTTTGGCCATGA
- the LOC120692037 gene encoding uncharacterized protein LOC120692037: MAASSPSNPASPQPPPLLLPPPEPAPPPPPPPPPKGGHRPSTAVADGVRRLLRSGEALIRAVLRGTSAHPRSHLQQHLHHQQQPQHHSPADIMKRLQRETFSDVMKFKEKHDQIEHILSLYKSGKGFEFLHLPIQVKIALDAVGALFLVDGNEFEQAKATLDRAGKRTGLSSRFIFESKTRGKDTIAAELSTRLGAGAHLGEEIGRPVELTRLQYNAQINKWLSMILVPFGAQCNNFLHSSSMIQNLRTQASFDGPPSFLEHHNCAAGLRIEGSKYTTSFAELIFGSGGLDSGGGGTNRMTTFGQVSYKPTNDVKLNLSGLWQVRSLSPRFNNLGILAIPLGSLKAENPTEADTEEQAELSVRFHRPAGANSHTMESTVAVQGASPATHLAQSIALMVDCELYETLKTEAWFQMERSKHGPVRWGFSLSDIPENELGWGVRVGGTAEGKKHHLQHLDLEGYLNFNLGKGARLQPGLVYAKMGEKMAPALLLRSSWFM; the protein is encoded by the exons ATGGCCGCGTCCTCGCCATCCAACCCGGcgtcgccgcagccgccgcccctgctgctgccaccgccggagcccgcgcctcctcctccgccgccgccgccgccgaagggcGGGCACAGGCCGAgcaccgccgtcgccgacggcgtCCGCCGCTTGCTCAGGTCCGGGGAGGCGCTCATCCGCGCCGTGCTCCGGGGTACCTCCGCCCACCCGCGCTCTCATCTGCAGCAGCACCttcaccaccagcagcagccgcagcatcACAGCCCT GCTGATATCATGAAGCGCTTGCAGCGTGAAACATTTTCTGATGTCATGAAGTTCAAGGAGAAACATGATCAGATAGAGCATATCCTTTCCTTATATAAAAGTGGCAAGGGGTTCGAGTTCCTACATCTCCCTATCCAGGTGAAAATAGCACTTGATGCGGTTGGGGCACTGTTTCTTGTCGATGGTAATGAATTCGAACAAGCGAAAGCAACCCTCGACAGGGCAGGGAAAAGGACGGGCCTCAGCTCAAGGTTCATCTTCGAGTCGAAGACCAGGGGCAAAGATACCATTGCCGCAGAGCTCTCAACCAGGCTAGGAGCAGGTGCTCATCTTGGGGAGGAAATCGGGAGGCCTGTAGAGCTGACTAGATTGCAGTACAATGCCCAGATCAACAAATGGCTGTCAATGATCCTAGTCCCATTTGGAGCCCAATGCAACAACTTCTTGCATAGTTCAAGCATGATTCAG AATCTGCGGACCCAAGCCTCTTTCGACGGTCCACCATCATTTTTAGAACATCACAACTGTGCTGCTGGTTTGAGAATTGAAGGATCCAAATATACCACCTCCTTTGCTGAGTTAATCTTCGGTTCAGGAGGACTAGACAGTGGGGGTGGAGGGACTAACCGCATGACAACATTTGGGCAAGTGTCCTACAAACCAACCAACGATGTCAAGCTCAATCTGTCAGGGCTTTGGCAGGTTCGTTCGTTGTCCCCCCGGTTCAACAATCTAGGAATCCTTGCTATTCCATTAGGCAGCCTGAAAGCAGAAAACCCCACCGAAGCAGATACAGAAGAACAGGCCGAATTGAGTGTGAGGTTCCACCGTCCTGCTGGTGCCAATTCACACACCATGGAATCAACGGTGGCAGTGCAAGGTGCCTCTCCCGCAACGCACTTAGCGCAGTCGATCGCGCTAATGGTGGATTGCGAACTCTATGAAACTCTCAAGACAGAAGCCTGGTTTCAGATGGAGAGGTCCAAACATGGACCGGTGCGCTGGGGCTTCTCGTTGTCCGACATCCCAGAGAACGAACTTGGCTGGGGTGTGAGGGTGGGTGGCACGGCTGAAGGGAAAAAACATCACCTGCAGCACCTGGACCTGGAAGGGTACCTCAACTTCAACCTTGGCAAGGGCGCGAGACTGCAGCCAGGGCTTGTGTATGCCAAAATGGGTGAGAAGATGGCGCCGGCACTGCTTCTGCGGTCCTCATGGTTCATGTGA
- the LOC120687546 gene encoding 23.2 kDa heat shock protein-like, producing MEAASRPRVLAEIDPHSEWVRGPEFDTLVVDVTGFGKDHLKVQVEPSGSLKVSGERAVDGGGRQWCHFTKRFDLPAACDAAEIKVQLDKGMLYVQVPGDGGGGAGGSGEQDSAAEMCEDPLQGQGEAEIGGGWNIGRAAARREEQHPLLRLAGGLSRHRQVVLNVVLAVVLFWLVAFAKKQPGGGQAKND from the exons ATGGAAGCGGCGAGCCGGCCTCGCGTGCTCGCCGAGATCGACCCACACAGCGAGTGGGTGCGCGGGCCCGAGTTCGACACGCTCGTCGTCGACGTCACAG GGTTCGGCAAGGACCACCTCAAGGTGCAGGTGGAGCCGTCGGGGAGCCTCAAGGTCAGCGGCGAGCGCGCCGTCGACGGGGGCGGGCGGCAGTGGTGCCACTTCACCAAGCGGTTCGACCTCCCCGCCGCCTGCGACGCGGCGGAGATCAAGGTCCAGCTCGACAAGGGCATGCTCTACGTCCAGGTGCcgggcgacggcggtggtggcgctggTGGGAGCGGCGAGCAGGACTCAGCGGCGGAGATGTGCGAGGACCCGCTGCAAGGACAAGGAGAAGCCGAGATCGGCGGCGGCTGGAACAtcggccgcgcggcggcgcggcgggaggaGCAGCACCCGTTGCTGCGGCTCGCCGGGGGCCTCAGCAGGCACCGGCAGGTGGTCCTGAACGTCGTGCTCGCCGTCGTGCTCTTCTGGCTCGTCGCCTTCGCCAAGAagcagcccggcggcggccaagcCAAGAACGACTGA
- the LOC120692038 gene encoding SKP1-like protein 13 translates to MAPPATAAGKRTMPPQGDPADAAAVGATTEQEPQAAGGAEAGDLVLVADCGAEVRLSRPAARMSSTTVHMLDDCAEGRVPVAGVHAGVLRLVAAYCERHAPHYDPAASAARLRDPFPPFPIDFPPTAHAIRPVTDPGPDPHGLEAWDDNFISDLPDNAALFAVILAANYLGIEDLLDLGCTAVADKMRGKTPEQIRVALDIENDYTPEQEAEVRRENAWAFED, encoded by the exons ATGGCTCccccagccaccgccgccggcaagcGCACCATGCCGCCGCAAGGGGaccccgccgacgccgccgctgtGGGGGCGACGACGGAGCAGGAGCCGCaggcggcgggaggcgccgAGGCCGGCGACCTCGTCCTGGTGGCGGACTGCGGCGCGGAGGTGCGCCTCTCGCGCCCCGCGGCGCGGATGTCGTCGACGACCGTCCACATGCTGGACGACTGCGCGGAGGGCCGCGTCCCCGTCGCGGGCGTCCACGCCGGCGTCCTCCGCCTGGTGGCGGCGTACTGCGAGCGGCACGCGCCGCACTACGAcccggcggcctccgcggcgAGGCTCCGCGACCCGTTCCCGCCCTTCCCCATCGACTTCCCGCCCACCGCCCACGCCATCAGGCCCGTCACCGACCCCGGGCCCGACCCGCACGGCctcgaggcctgggacgacaaTTTCATCAGCGACCTCCCCGACAACGCTGCCCTCTTCGCCGTCATCCTC GCTGCCAACTACCTGGGCATCGAGGACCTGCTCGACCTGGGCTGCACGGCCGTGGCCGACAAGATGAGGGGCAAGACGCCCGAGCAGATCCGCGTCGCCTTGGACATCGAGAACGACTACACGCCCGAGCAGGAGGCCGAGGTCAGGAGGGAGAACGCCTGGGCATTCGAGGATTGA
- the LOC120692450 gene encoding F-box protein At4g35930-like isoform X1 produces the protein MGSGSVTLKQKKRVKHAKNKYLKPGALAQIRYTRSTSRDIGKKRILLNVKDELEISPQAEVLLESTGPILSPARLNFEPFGSNKGQILPRTPRTPDAAEFGDSRLESLPLDLLIKIMCCLHHDQLKAVFHVSKRIRKAVELARQYHFNYTTPDRSRQELLLNKTPLPTEHWPFLSRIDGKDVLVSTPRTPRAPKHAARLSRLKLVDVKPITAVLFQESSTSFPTKRLRRSVPPGLPRPVSKAAPSPRVLRYEELCEAVAQNKLL, from the exons ATGGGGTCTGGATCAGTGACTCTGAAGCAAAAGAAACGAGTGAAACATGCAAAGAACAAGTACTTGAAACCTGGTGCCCTGGCTCAGATTCGTTATACTAGGAGCACCAGCAGGGACATAGGGAAGAAAAGGATTCTGTTGAATGTGAAAGATGAGCTGGAGATATCACCACAGGCTGAGGTTCTCCTAGAAAGCACTGGACCAATTTTGTCCCCCGCAAGACTCAATTTTGAGCCGTTTGGTAGCAATAAAGGGCAGATATTGCCGAGGACTCCGAGGACTCCTGATGCAGCTGAGTTTGGTGATTCAAGACTTGAATCACTTccacttgatttgctg atcaagatcatgtgttgcttgcaccatgACCAACTGAAGGCTGTTTTCCATGTTTCCAAAAGGATTCGAAAAGCA GTTGAACTGGCCAGGCAGTACCATTTTAATTATACTACACCAGATCGAAGCAGACAGGAATTGCTCCTAAACAAGACTCCTCTTCCAACAGAACATTGGCCTTTCTTGAG TAGAATCGATGGCAAGGATGTGCTTGTTTCCACCCCAAGGACCCCGCGGGCCCCAAAACATGCTGCTCGCCTTTCACGCCTTAAGCTGGTTGATGTGAAGCCAATTACAGCAGTTCTTTTCCAGGAGTCTTCTACTTCTTTTCCTACAAAGCGTCTCCGACGCTCAGTGCCACCTGGACTGCCAAGGCCTGTATCCAAAGCTGCACCCTCGCCTCGAGTTTTACGATATGAGGAGCTTTGTGAAGCTGTGGCACAGAATAAGCTTCTTTGA